The proteins below come from a single Pleuronectes platessa chromosome 1, fPlePla1.1, whole genome shotgun sequence genomic window:
- the vrk3 gene encoding inactive serine/threonine-protein kinase VRK3 isoform X2, whose translation MPFRFCPQCGTKLQPGFKFCPSCGEQIPCPGDEPGAVSSAASLSSFFNKGDERATSVRKETRDSGTSCEPIESKVSTRPALRKTRNSLQLDNFKDATPPVVPATHPVRDDNAVRLQTSSPKQHKVSFKVNAEVEPTLETSTSTAVKTPRPVRGKAKLSSPALKQVEEGKKPTDKTCEKAEGSTVSGSPFSSPVSSPISRSPFKGTGKSKAKKAKHASAVEPLQEGEEVTDTSGKKWKLMKLLSQTPTEIFYDVFQTASQSKESNHILKLGAKDGRLFNEQNFLQRAAKPASVDKWIKQNKMDFLGIPSCVGFGPHADSYRFLIVPNMGQSLQSVIDEDDGLAEKSVLQLACRLLDVLQYIHSNEYVHADINAENIYIRPGQTSQVYLGGYCHAFRYCPGGQHVEYRELSRTPHEGNIEFISLDSHKGAAPSRRSDLQSLGYCMLRWHTGPLPWSDLSQPEQVAPHKQRYMDDVPALLSHCFGRTRVSSAFQSFLTAVMALQYSEQPDYSALKAGLSSALLHMGGSQEQPLCF comes from the exons ATGCCTTTCCGTTTCTGCCCCCAGTGTGGGACGAAGTTGCAGCCTGGTTTCAAGTTTTGTCCATCCTGTGGAGAGCAGATTCCTTGTCCCGGTGATGAACCAGGAGCTGTGAGCTCAGCTGCTTCTTTAAGTTCCTTTTTTAACAAAGGAGATGAAAGAGCAACATCTGTTCGGAAAGAAACCCGCGATTCAGGCACAAGCTGTGAGCCAATAGAAAGCAAGG TATCAACTCGTCCTGCACTGCGAAAGACTCGTAACTCGCTGCAATTGGACAACTTCAAAGATGCCACTCCACCTGTGGTGCCGGCCACTCATCCTGTCAGAGATG ATAATGCCGTCAGGTTGCAAACATCCTCACCAAAGCAGCACAAAGTCTCTTTCAAAGTCAACGCTGAGGTAGAACCAACTTTAGAGACTTCAACTTCTACTGCTGTTAAAACTCCTCGGCCTG TCAGGGGAAAGGCCAAGCTCTCCAGTCCTGCTTTGAAGCAGgtagaagaaggaaaaaagccGACTGATAAAACATGTGAGAAAGCAGAGGGATCGACAGTCAGCGGCTCTCCTTTCAGCTCTCCAGTCTCCTCACCAATCTCCAGGTCTCCTTTTAAAG GGACAGGAAAAAGCAAAGCTAAGAAGGCGAAGCATGCGTCTGCTGTGGAGCCGCTTCAGGAAGGCGAGGAAGTGACAGACACGTCGGGCAAGAAGTGGAAGCTGATGAAACTGCTCAGTCAAACCCCGACGGAAATCTTCTACGATG TTTTTCAAACAGCTTCACAATCCAAGGAGTCAAATCACATTCTCAAACTG GGagctaaagatggacgactcttCAATGAGCAGAACTTTCTGCAGAGAGCTGCTAAACCTGCATCTG tggACAAGTggatcaaacaaaacaagatggattttcTGGGGATTCCTTCCTGTGTCGGCTTTGGTCCTCATGCAGATTCCTACAG GTTTCTAATTGTCCCAAACATGGGCCAATCTCTGCAGTCTGTcattgatgaagatgatggtctGGCTGAGAAATCTGTTCTTCAGCTCGCCTGTAGACTA TTAGATGTTCTGCAGTACATCCATTCAAACGAGTACGTTCATGCTGATATCAACGCAGAAAACATCTACATCAGACCAGGGCAGACATCACAG GTTTATCTCGGAGGATACTGCCATGCTTTCAGGTACTGTCCAGGAGGCCAACATGTGGAGTACCGAGAATTAAGCAGGACGCCACATGAGGGCAACATCGAGTTCATCAGCCTGGACTCTCATAAAGGAGCAG ctCCGTCCCGACGCAGCGACCTGCAGTCACTGGGTTACTGCATGCTGCGATGGCACACAGGTCCGCTCCCGTGGAGTGACCTCAGTCAACCAGAGCAGGTCGCCCCCCACAAACAGAG GTACATGGATGATGTTCCTGCATTGTTGAGTCACTGCTTTGGGAGGACGAGAGTTTCCA GTGCATTTCAAAGCTTCCTGACTGCAGTGATGGCTCTGCAGTACTCTGAGCAGCCCGACTACTCAGCGCTGAAGGCCGGGCTCAGTTCAGCCTTACTGCATATGGGGGGGTCACAGGAGCAGCCACTGTGTTTTTag
- the vrk3 gene encoding inactive serine/threonine-protein kinase VRK3 isoform X4, whose protein sequence is MPFRFCPQCGTKLQPGFKFCPSCGEQIPCPGDEPGAVSSAASLSSFFNKGDERATSVRKETRDSGTSCEPIESKAQACFTSLSVSTRPALRKTRNSLQLDNFKDATPPVVPATHPVRDDNAVRLQTSSPKQHKVSFKVNAEVEPTLETSTSTAVKTPRPVRGKAKLSSPALKQVEEGKKPTDKTCEKAEGSTVSGSPFSSPVSSPISRSPFKGTGKSKAKKAKHASAVEPLQEGEEVTDTSGKKWKLMKLLSQTPTEIFYDVFQTASQSKESNHILKLGAKDGRLFNEQNFLQRAAKPASVDKWIKQNKMDFLGIPSCVGFGPHADSYRFLIVPNMGQSLQSVIDEDDGLAEKSVLQLACRLLDVLQYIHSNEYVHADINAENIYIRPGQTSQVYLGGYCHAFRYCPGGQHVEYRELSRTPHEGNIEFISLDSHKGAAAVLPRSIWLQSSQAHTCCTSLK, encoded by the exons ATGCCTTTCCGTTTCTGCCCCCAGTGTGGGACGAAGTTGCAGCCTGGTTTCAAGTTTTGTCCATCCTGTGGAGAGCAGATTCCTTGTCCCGGTGATGAACCAGGAGCTGTGAGCTCAGCTGCTTCTTTAAGTTCCTTTTTTAACAAAGGAGATGAAAGAGCAACATCTGTTCGGAAAGAAACCCGCGATTCAGGCACAAGCTGTGAGCCAATAGAAAGCAAGG CCCAAGCATGTTTCACGTCACTTTCAGTATCAACTCGTCCTGCACTGCGAAAGACTCGTAACTCGCTGCAATTGGACAACTTCAAAGATGCCACTCCACCTGTGGTGCCGGCCACTCATCCTGTCAGAGATG ATAATGCCGTCAGGTTGCAAACATCCTCACCAAAGCAGCACAAAGTCTCTTTCAAAGTCAACGCTGAGGTAGAACCAACTTTAGAGACTTCAACTTCTACTGCTGTTAAAACTCCTCGGCCTG TCAGGGGAAAGGCCAAGCTCTCCAGTCCTGCTTTGAAGCAGgtagaagaaggaaaaaagccGACTGATAAAACATGTGAGAAAGCAGAGGGATCGACAGTCAGCGGCTCTCCTTTCAGCTCTCCAGTCTCCTCACCAATCTCCAGGTCTCCTTTTAAAG GGACAGGAAAAAGCAAAGCTAAGAAGGCGAAGCATGCGTCTGCTGTGGAGCCGCTTCAGGAAGGCGAGGAAGTGACAGACACGTCGGGCAAGAAGTGGAAGCTGATGAAACTGCTCAGTCAAACCCCGACGGAAATCTTCTACGATG TTTTTCAAACAGCTTCACAATCCAAGGAGTCAAATCACATTCTCAAACTG GGagctaaagatggacgactcttCAATGAGCAGAACTTTCTGCAGAGAGCTGCTAAACCTGCATCTG tggACAAGTggatcaaacaaaacaagatggattttcTGGGGATTCCTTCCTGTGTCGGCTTTGGTCCTCATGCAGATTCCTACAG GTTTCTAATTGTCCCAAACATGGGCCAATCTCTGCAGTCTGTcattgatgaagatgatggtctGGCTGAGAAATCTGTTCTTCAGCTCGCCTGTAGACTA TTAGATGTTCTGCAGTACATCCATTCAAACGAGTACGTTCATGCTGATATCAACGCAGAAAACATCTACATCAGACCAGGGCAGACATCACAG GTTTATCTCGGAGGATACTGCCATGCTTTCAGGTACTGTCCAGGAGGCCAACATGTGGAGTACCGAGAATTAAGCAGGACGCCACATGAGGGCAACATCGAGTTCATCAGCCTGGACTCTCATAAAGGAGCAG CTGCAGTCCTCCCACGGTCCATCTGGCTGCAGAGCTCTcaggcacacacatgctgcacatCATTAAAATGA
- the vrk3 gene encoding inactive serine/threonine-protein kinase VRK3 isoform X3, translating to MPFRFCPQCGTKLQPGFKFCPSCGEQIPCPGDEPGAVSSAASLSSFFNKGDERATSVRKETRDSGTSCEPIESKAQACFTSLSVSTRPALRKTRNSLQLDNFKDATPPVVPATHPVRDDNAVRLQTSSPKQHKVSFKVNAEVEPTLETSTSTAVKTPRPVRGKAKLSSPALKQVEEGKKPTDKTCEKAEGSTVSGSPFSSPVSSPISRSPFKGTGKSKAKKAKHASAVEPLQEGEEVTDTSGKKWKLMKLLSQTPTEIFYDVFQTASQSKESNHILKLGAKDGRLFNEQNFLQRAAKPASVDKWIKQNKMDFLGIPSCVGFGPHADSYRFLIVPNMGQSLQSVIDEDDGLAEKSVLQLACRLLDVLQYIHSNEYVHADINAENIYIRPGQTSQVYLGGYCHAFRYCPGGQHVEYRELSRTPHEGNIEFISLDSHKGAAPSRRSDLQSLGYCMLRWHTGPLPWSDLSQPEQVAPHKQR from the exons ATGCCTTTCCGTTTCTGCCCCCAGTGTGGGACGAAGTTGCAGCCTGGTTTCAAGTTTTGTCCATCCTGTGGAGAGCAGATTCCTTGTCCCGGTGATGAACCAGGAGCTGTGAGCTCAGCTGCTTCTTTAAGTTCCTTTTTTAACAAAGGAGATGAAAGAGCAACATCTGTTCGGAAAGAAACCCGCGATTCAGGCACAAGCTGTGAGCCAATAGAAAGCAAGG CCCAAGCATGTTTCACGTCACTTTCAGTATCAACTCGTCCTGCACTGCGAAAGACTCGTAACTCGCTGCAATTGGACAACTTCAAAGATGCCACTCCACCTGTGGTGCCGGCCACTCATCCTGTCAGAGATG ATAATGCCGTCAGGTTGCAAACATCCTCACCAAAGCAGCACAAAGTCTCTTTCAAAGTCAACGCTGAGGTAGAACCAACTTTAGAGACTTCAACTTCTACTGCTGTTAAAACTCCTCGGCCTG TCAGGGGAAAGGCCAAGCTCTCCAGTCCTGCTTTGAAGCAGgtagaagaaggaaaaaagccGACTGATAAAACATGTGAGAAAGCAGAGGGATCGACAGTCAGCGGCTCTCCTTTCAGCTCTCCAGTCTCCTCACCAATCTCCAGGTCTCCTTTTAAAG GGACAGGAAAAAGCAAAGCTAAGAAGGCGAAGCATGCGTCTGCTGTGGAGCCGCTTCAGGAAGGCGAGGAAGTGACAGACACGTCGGGCAAGAAGTGGAAGCTGATGAAACTGCTCAGTCAAACCCCGACGGAAATCTTCTACGATG TTTTTCAAACAGCTTCACAATCCAAGGAGTCAAATCACATTCTCAAACTG GGagctaaagatggacgactcttCAATGAGCAGAACTTTCTGCAGAGAGCTGCTAAACCTGCATCTG tggACAAGTggatcaaacaaaacaagatggattttcTGGGGATTCCTTCCTGTGTCGGCTTTGGTCCTCATGCAGATTCCTACAG GTTTCTAATTGTCCCAAACATGGGCCAATCTCTGCAGTCTGTcattgatgaagatgatggtctGGCTGAGAAATCTGTTCTTCAGCTCGCCTGTAGACTA TTAGATGTTCTGCAGTACATCCATTCAAACGAGTACGTTCATGCTGATATCAACGCAGAAAACATCTACATCAGACCAGGGCAGACATCACAG GTTTATCTCGGAGGATACTGCCATGCTTTCAGGTACTGTCCAGGAGGCCAACATGTGGAGTACCGAGAATTAAGCAGGACGCCACATGAGGGCAACATCGAGTTCATCAGCCTGGACTCTCATAAAGGAGCAG ctCCGTCCCGACGCAGCGACCTGCAGTCACTGGGTTACTGCATGCTGCGATGGCACACAGGTCCGCTCCCGTGGAGTGACCTCAGTCAACCAGAGCAGGTCGCCCCCCACAAACAGAGGTGA
- the LOC128453506 gene encoding rho family-interacting cell polarization regulator 1 isoform X1, translated as MFTGSTKLPPAKTPQPERLDEVYAALRRGLQSYLQVHQLELDSLGQQIRENKRNGRLGSLYELDKQVKSIERFMRRLEFHLSKVDELYDAYCIQRRLRDGACKMVAAFNSATGSKEARESLSEANKGYRECTEHMCSLESDLESQMGEFHVKMKGLAGFARLCAGDQYEVLMRYGRQRWRLRGRVEVSAKQIWDSEDYIFLPLVTELLSIKVTELKSLANHVVVGSVSCEMLDLFCPLPQTLAVDINDLGTVKLNLEVTWSPFDKDDQTSSTSTVTKRLLSNQSPPDTPSMREQVFYSLLKRQGEMENGTVWSNSSESSDDSSSPALAHHAQRLTASNMLQTTLTSQLSLTPRKSSASTPSLSSNQEEDETEAGEVFSQTDAVPNGHLQTSCSHSLVGESSPDCNVTDRASLRSADLSDTSADLSCSCPDVSSVPPVSLVERADVPECGLQQVCVSAEAVKDDPCEVSSLQAGAETKDSTTEAQGENQLEAAGKRSQPHRSSPELSQAEAAPTVSFPTSSSFIQEVETALESFDFLNCSDLDEEEEEQHVKDEGEKEQGAKDEGEKEGKEEQREKDEGEKEEEQREKDEGKKEEERQEKDEGQKEGDQGEKDEGKREEECGQNDNQHNVEEEEKDEGNFYSGGSDDEEEAGGLEILMEAPEGFRNSDEDRFSESQESSVEDVQDLGEIELPEDKEEPSKEKGDERHAEDTSHDQEERPSTPSHLATTVF; from the exons ATGTTCACAGGATCCACCAAACTGCCACCCGCTAAAACTCCCCAGCCCGAGCGGCTGGATGAAGTGTACGCTGCCTTACGCAGAGGCTTACA GTCCTACCTGCAGGTCCACCAGCTGGAGCTGGACAGTCTGGGTCAGCAGATCCGAGAAAACAAGAGGAATGGTCGCCTG GGGTCATTGTATGAGCTTGATAAG cAAGTGAAATCCATAGAGAGGTTCATGCGCCGCTTGGAATTCCACCTCAGCAAG GTCGATGAGCTGTACGATGCATACTGTATACAGCGGCGACTGCGTGATGGAGCGTGTAAGATGGTGGCGGCCTTCAACTCCGCCACTGGCAGCAAGGAGGCCAGAGAGAGCCTGAGCGAAGCCAACAAGGGCTACAGGGAGTGTACAGAG cACATGTGCTCACTTGAGAGCGATTTAGAAAGTCAGATGGGGGAATTTCATGTCAAAATGAAGG GCCTTGCTGGCTTTGCCCGGCTGTGTGCTGGTGACCAGTATGAG GTACTAATGCGTTATGGGCGTCAACGCTGGAGGCTACGAGGACGTGTGGAAGTCAGCGCGAAGCAGATATGGGACAGCGAAGATTATATTTTCTTGCCTCTCgtcacagagctgctgtcaATCAAG GTGACGGAGCTGAAGAGCCTGGCCAACCACGTGGTGGTGGGCAGCGTGTCCTGTGAAATGCTCGACCTGTTCTGCCCGCTCCCCCAGACGCTCGCCGTGGATATCAACGACCTCGGGACAGTGAAGCTAAACTTGGAGGTCACCTGGAG tccGTTTGATAAGGACGACCAGACATCATCCACCAGTACGGTCACTAAACGGctgctgtccaatcagagccctCCAGACACGCCCTCTATGCGGGAGCAGGTGTTTTAT TCTCTGCTGAAGCgacagggagagatggagaatgGGACAGTCTGGTCCAACTCCTCTGAATCCTCCGACGACTCCTCCAGTCCGGCGCTGGCTCATCACGCTCAGAGGCTGACGGCCTCCAACATGCTGCAGACCACTCTCACCAGTCAGCTGTCACTCACACCGCGCAAGTCCAGCGCCTCAACGCCGTCGCTCTCGTCCAACCAAGAGGAGGACGAGACAGAAGCCGGGGAGGTCTTCTCTCAGACAGATGCGGTGCCAAACGGCCATCTGCAGACTTCCTGCTCTCACAGCCTTGTGGGCGAGAGCAGCCCGGACTGTAATGTGACTGACAGGGCGTCCCTGCGGTCAGCTGACCTCTCAGACACCTCAGCGGACCTGAGTTGCTCGTGCCCTGACGTCTCCTCTGTACCTCCTGTGTCGTTAGTGGAGAGAGCAGATGTGCCTGAATGTGGCCTCCaacaagtgtgtgtttcagcagAGGCAGTAAAGGATGATCCCTGCGAGGTCTCCTCTTTACAGGCTGGAGCAGAAACAAAGGACAGCACCACTGAGGCACAGGGTGAAAACCAGCTAGAAGCAGCAGGGAAACGCAGTCAGCCTCACCGGTCCAGTCCGGAGCTCAGTCAGGCAGAGGCCGCTCCTACG GTTTCTTTTCCTACTTCGTCTAGTTTCAtccaggaagttgagacagccCTAGAAAGTTTTGACTTTCTCAACTGCTCTGACcttgatgaagaagaagaggagcaacaCGTGAAAgatgaaggagaaaaggagCAAGGAGCGAAAGAcgaaggagaaaaggaagggAAGGAAGAGCAACGAGAGAAagatgagggagaaaaagaagaggagcaaCGAGAGAAAGACGAAGGAAAAAAGGAAGAGGAGCGACAAGAGAAAGATGAAGGACAAAAGGAAGGGGACCAAGGAGAGAAAGAcgaaggaaaaagagaagaggagtgTGGCCAAAATGACAACCAACACaatgtggaggaagaagaaaaggatgAAGGGAATTTCTACTCTGGTGGAAG TGATGACGAAGAGGAGGCAGGCGGCCTTGAGATCCTCATGGAAGCCCCAGAGGGATTTAGGAACTCGGATGAAGATCGTTTCTCTGAATCACAG gAGTCGAGTGTGGAAGACGTGCAGGATTTGGGAGAGATTGAACTACCTGAGGATAAGGAGGAACCCAGCAAGGAAAAGGGAGATGAACGACACG CAGAGGACACATCACATGATCAAGAGGAGCGTCCCTCCACTCCCAGCCATTTGGCCACGACTGTCTTCTAA
- the vrk3 gene encoding inactive serine/threonine-protein kinase VRK3 isoform X1 — MPFRFCPQCGTKLQPGFKFCPSCGEQIPCPGDEPGAVSSAASLSSFFNKGDERATSVRKETRDSGTSCEPIESKAQACFTSLSVSTRPALRKTRNSLQLDNFKDATPPVVPATHPVRDDNAVRLQTSSPKQHKVSFKVNAEVEPTLETSTSTAVKTPRPVRGKAKLSSPALKQVEEGKKPTDKTCEKAEGSTVSGSPFSSPVSSPISRSPFKGTGKSKAKKAKHASAVEPLQEGEEVTDTSGKKWKLMKLLSQTPTEIFYDVFQTASQSKESNHILKLGAKDGRLFNEQNFLQRAAKPASVDKWIKQNKMDFLGIPSCVGFGPHADSYRFLIVPNMGQSLQSVIDEDDGLAEKSVLQLACRLLDVLQYIHSNEYVHADINAENIYIRPGQTSQVYLGGYCHAFRYCPGGQHVEYRELSRTPHEGNIEFISLDSHKGAAPSRRSDLQSLGYCMLRWHTGPLPWSDLSQPEQVAPHKQRYMDDVPALLSHCFGRTRVSSAFQSFLTAVMALQYSEQPDYSALKAGLSSALLHMGGSQEQPLCF, encoded by the exons ATGCCTTTCCGTTTCTGCCCCCAGTGTGGGACGAAGTTGCAGCCTGGTTTCAAGTTTTGTCCATCCTGTGGAGAGCAGATTCCTTGTCCCGGTGATGAACCAGGAGCTGTGAGCTCAGCTGCTTCTTTAAGTTCCTTTTTTAACAAAGGAGATGAAAGAGCAACATCTGTTCGGAAAGAAACCCGCGATTCAGGCACAAGCTGTGAGCCAATAGAAAGCAAGG CCCAAGCATGTTTCACGTCACTTTCAGTATCAACTCGTCCTGCACTGCGAAAGACTCGTAACTCGCTGCAATTGGACAACTTCAAAGATGCCACTCCACCTGTGGTGCCGGCCACTCATCCTGTCAGAGATG ATAATGCCGTCAGGTTGCAAACATCCTCACCAAAGCAGCACAAAGTCTCTTTCAAAGTCAACGCTGAGGTAGAACCAACTTTAGAGACTTCAACTTCTACTGCTGTTAAAACTCCTCGGCCTG TCAGGGGAAAGGCCAAGCTCTCCAGTCCTGCTTTGAAGCAGgtagaagaaggaaaaaagccGACTGATAAAACATGTGAGAAAGCAGAGGGATCGACAGTCAGCGGCTCTCCTTTCAGCTCTCCAGTCTCCTCACCAATCTCCAGGTCTCCTTTTAAAG GGACAGGAAAAAGCAAAGCTAAGAAGGCGAAGCATGCGTCTGCTGTGGAGCCGCTTCAGGAAGGCGAGGAAGTGACAGACACGTCGGGCAAGAAGTGGAAGCTGATGAAACTGCTCAGTCAAACCCCGACGGAAATCTTCTACGATG TTTTTCAAACAGCTTCACAATCCAAGGAGTCAAATCACATTCTCAAACTG GGagctaaagatggacgactcttCAATGAGCAGAACTTTCTGCAGAGAGCTGCTAAACCTGCATCTG tggACAAGTggatcaaacaaaacaagatggattttcTGGGGATTCCTTCCTGTGTCGGCTTTGGTCCTCATGCAGATTCCTACAG GTTTCTAATTGTCCCAAACATGGGCCAATCTCTGCAGTCTGTcattgatgaagatgatggtctGGCTGAGAAATCTGTTCTTCAGCTCGCCTGTAGACTA TTAGATGTTCTGCAGTACATCCATTCAAACGAGTACGTTCATGCTGATATCAACGCAGAAAACATCTACATCAGACCAGGGCAGACATCACAG GTTTATCTCGGAGGATACTGCCATGCTTTCAGGTACTGTCCAGGAGGCCAACATGTGGAGTACCGAGAATTAAGCAGGACGCCACATGAGGGCAACATCGAGTTCATCAGCCTGGACTCTCATAAAGGAGCAG ctCCGTCCCGACGCAGCGACCTGCAGTCACTGGGTTACTGCATGCTGCGATGGCACACAGGTCCGCTCCCGTGGAGTGACCTCAGTCAACCAGAGCAGGTCGCCCCCCACAAACAGAG GTACATGGATGATGTTCCTGCATTGTTGAGTCACTGCTTTGGGAGGACGAGAGTTTCCA GTGCATTTCAAAGCTTCCTGACTGCAGTGATGGCTCTGCAGTACTCTGAGCAGCCCGACTACTCAGCGCTGAAGGCCGGGCTCAGTTCAGCCTTACTGCATATGGGGGGGTCACAGGAGCAGCCACTGTGTTTTTag
- the LOC128453506 gene encoding rho family-interacting cell polarization regulator 1 isoform X2 — MFTGSTKLPPAKTPQPERLDEVYAALRRGLQSYLQVHQLELDSLGQQIRENKRNGRLGSLYELDKQVKSIERFMRRLEFHLSKVDELYDAYCIQRRLRDGACKMVAAFNSATGSKEARESLSEANKGYRECTEHMCSLESDLESQMGEFHVKMKGLAGFARLCAGDQYEVLMRYGRQRWRLRGRVEVSAKQIWDSEDYIFLPLVTELLSIKVTELKSLANHVVVGSVSCEMLDLFCPLPQTLAVDINDLGTVKLNLEVTWSPFDKDDQTSSTSTVTKRLLSNQSPPDTPSMREQVFYSLLKRQGEMENGTVWSNSSESSDDSSSPALAHHAQRLTASNMLQTTLTSQLSLTPRKSSASTPSLSSNQEEDETEAGEVFSQTDAVPNGHLQTSCSHSLVGESSPDCNVTDRASLRSADLSDTSADLSCSCPDVSSVPPVSLVERADVPECGLQQVCVSAEAVKDDPCEVSSLQAGAETKDSTTEAQGENQLEAAGKRSQPHRSSPELSQAEAAPTVSFPTSSSFIQEVETALESFDFLNCSDLDEEEEEQHVKDEGEKEQGAKDEGEKEGKEEQREKDEGEKEEEQREKDEGKKEEERQEKDEGQKEGDQGEKDEGKREEECGQNDNQHNVEEEEKDEGNFYSGGSDDEEEAGGLEILMEAPEGFRNSDEDRFSESQESSVEDVQDLGEIELPEDKEEPSKEKGDERHEDTSHDQEERPSTPSHLATTVF, encoded by the exons ATGTTCACAGGATCCACCAAACTGCCACCCGCTAAAACTCCCCAGCCCGAGCGGCTGGATGAAGTGTACGCTGCCTTACGCAGAGGCTTACA GTCCTACCTGCAGGTCCACCAGCTGGAGCTGGACAGTCTGGGTCAGCAGATCCGAGAAAACAAGAGGAATGGTCGCCTG GGGTCATTGTATGAGCTTGATAAG cAAGTGAAATCCATAGAGAGGTTCATGCGCCGCTTGGAATTCCACCTCAGCAAG GTCGATGAGCTGTACGATGCATACTGTATACAGCGGCGACTGCGTGATGGAGCGTGTAAGATGGTGGCGGCCTTCAACTCCGCCACTGGCAGCAAGGAGGCCAGAGAGAGCCTGAGCGAAGCCAACAAGGGCTACAGGGAGTGTACAGAG cACATGTGCTCACTTGAGAGCGATTTAGAAAGTCAGATGGGGGAATTTCATGTCAAAATGAAGG GCCTTGCTGGCTTTGCCCGGCTGTGTGCTGGTGACCAGTATGAG GTACTAATGCGTTATGGGCGTCAACGCTGGAGGCTACGAGGACGTGTGGAAGTCAGCGCGAAGCAGATATGGGACAGCGAAGATTATATTTTCTTGCCTCTCgtcacagagctgctgtcaATCAAG GTGACGGAGCTGAAGAGCCTGGCCAACCACGTGGTGGTGGGCAGCGTGTCCTGTGAAATGCTCGACCTGTTCTGCCCGCTCCCCCAGACGCTCGCCGTGGATATCAACGACCTCGGGACAGTGAAGCTAAACTTGGAGGTCACCTGGAG tccGTTTGATAAGGACGACCAGACATCATCCACCAGTACGGTCACTAAACGGctgctgtccaatcagagccctCCAGACACGCCCTCTATGCGGGAGCAGGTGTTTTAT TCTCTGCTGAAGCgacagggagagatggagaatgGGACAGTCTGGTCCAACTCCTCTGAATCCTCCGACGACTCCTCCAGTCCGGCGCTGGCTCATCACGCTCAGAGGCTGACGGCCTCCAACATGCTGCAGACCACTCTCACCAGTCAGCTGTCACTCACACCGCGCAAGTCCAGCGCCTCAACGCCGTCGCTCTCGTCCAACCAAGAGGAGGACGAGACAGAAGCCGGGGAGGTCTTCTCTCAGACAGATGCGGTGCCAAACGGCCATCTGCAGACTTCCTGCTCTCACAGCCTTGTGGGCGAGAGCAGCCCGGACTGTAATGTGACTGACAGGGCGTCCCTGCGGTCAGCTGACCTCTCAGACACCTCAGCGGACCTGAGTTGCTCGTGCCCTGACGTCTCCTCTGTACCTCCTGTGTCGTTAGTGGAGAGAGCAGATGTGCCTGAATGTGGCCTCCaacaagtgtgtgtttcagcagAGGCAGTAAAGGATGATCCCTGCGAGGTCTCCTCTTTACAGGCTGGAGCAGAAACAAAGGACAGCACCACTGAGGCACAGGGTGAAAACCAGCTAGAAGCAGCAGGGAAACGCAGTCAGCCTCACCGGTCCAGTCCGGAGCTCAGTCAGGCAGAGGCCGCTCCTACG GTTTCTTTTCCTACTTCGTCTAGTTTCAtccaggaagttgagacagccCTAGAAAGTTTTGACTTTCTCAACTGCTCTGACcttgatgaagaagaagaggagcaacaCGTGAAAgatgaaggagaaaaggagCAAGGAGCGAAAGAcgaaggagaaaaggaagggAAGGAAGAGCAACGAGAGAAagatgagggagaaaaagaagaggagcaaCGAGAGAAAGACGAAGGAAAAAAGGAAGAGGAGCGACAAGAGAAAGATGAAGGACAAAAGGAAGGGGACCAAGGAGAGAAAGAcgaaggaaaaagagaagaggagtgTGGCCAAAATGACAACCAACACaatgtggaggaagaagaaaaggatgAAGGGAATTTCTACTCTGGTGGAAG TGATGACGAAGAGGAGGCAGGCGGCCTTGAGATCCTCATGGAAGCCCCAGAGGGATTTAGGAACTCGGATGAAGATCGTTTCTCTGAATCACAG gAGTCGAGTGTGGAAGACGTGCAGGATTTGGGAGAGATTGAACTACCTGAGGATAAGGAGGAACCCAGCAAGGAAAAGGGAGATGAACGACACG AGGACACATCACATGATCAAGAGGAGCGTCCCTCCACTCCCAGCCATTTGGCCACGACTGTCTTCTAA